The following are from one region of the Deltaproteobacteria bacterium genome:
- a CDS encoding malate dehydrogenase (Catalyzes the reversible oxidation of malate to oxaloacetate), producing LGVSVEDVTAFVLGGHGDTMVPLTRFSSVGGIPVEALISKDRLEAIVTRTRNAGAEVVALLKTGSAFYSPAASAVQMAEAILKDKKRVLPCAALLKGEYGYTDLFIGVPCLLGAGGLEKVFEIELTAEEKKALDHSADAVRELVAVLKLS from the coding sequence ACTCGGCGTTTCGGTCGAGGACGTGACGGCGTTCGTGCTCGGCGGCCATGGCGACACCATGGTGCCGCTGACGCGATTCTCGTCGGTCGGCGGCATCCCCGTCGAGGCGCTGATTTCCAAGGACCGGCTCGAAGCCATCGTGACGCGCACGCGAAACGCCGGGGCTGAAGTCGTGGCTCTGCTCAAGACCGGCAGCGCGTTTTATTCGCCGGCGGCGAGCGCCGTGCAGATGGCCGAGGCGATTCTCAAGGATAAGAAGCGGGTACTGCCCTGCGCGGCGCTGCTCAAGGGCGAGTACGGATACACCGACCTGTTCATCGGCGTGCCGTGTCTGCTCGGAGCTGGCGGGCTCGAAAAGGTCTTCGAGATCGAACTCACGGCCGAGGAAAAGAAAGCGCTCGACCACAGCGCGGACGCGGTTCGCGAACTGGTCGCAGTGCTCAAGCTCTCGTAA
- a CDS encoding sodium-translocating pyrophosphatase, protein MNHPMRIDSRRKLLGALGAATVLMTVLLLSAPAAWAGEADLVIPDLNSVTFLGVTGHNLLLGGLVICVLGILFGLVQSAQIKRLPVHRSMLEISELIYETCKTYLITQGKFIAILWAFIATIMIVYFGPLRHYDFNQVAIIVLFSIVGILGSYSVAWFGIRINTYANSRTAFAGLRGKPFPTMEIPLKAGMSIGMLLISVELVMMLFILLFVPGDYAGMCFIGFAIGESLGAAALRIAGGIFTKIADIGSDLMKIVFKIKEDDVRNPGVIADCTGDNAGDSVGPTADGSETYGVTGVALITFILLAVKDPTVQIQLLVWIFVMRIGMIVTSARSYGINGSIAKGKFGNASKFDFEKPLTSLVWLTSGISIVATYILSVLLIPSLGPAADYTLWWKLATIITCGTLAGAIITELVKVFTSVNSGHVREVLDASREGGASLNILSGLVAGNFSAYWMGTAIIILMAIAYAVSLLGLGEIMHAPAIFAFGLVAFGFLGMGPVTIAVDSYGPVTDNAQSVYELSTIETIPNVSQEIERDFGFKPNFEEAKMYLEENDGAGNTFKATAKPVLIGTAVVGSTTLIFSIIQLLSEKFGEASVAEGLSILNPMFLLGLVTGGAIIYWFSGASIQAVSTGAYRAVEFIKRNIKLEGGGERASVEDSKKVVQICTKYAQRGMFNIFLAVFFSTLAFACLNHYYFIGYLISIAIFGLYQAIFMANAGGAWDNAKKLVETELNMKGTELHAATVVGDTVGDPFKDTSSVAMNPIIKFTTLFGLLAVELAITLDPTVSHILSAIFYAVSVVFVWRSFYRMRIETGRDAA, encoded by the coding sequence ATGAATCACCCGATGCGAATCGACAGTCGAAGGAAACTCTTGGGGGCTTTGGGGGCCGCCACGGTCTTGATGACCGTGTTGCTGCTGTCCGCGCCCGCCGCATGGGCGGGGGAAGCGGATCTGGTCATTCCGGATCTGAACTCGGTGACGTTTCTCGGAGTGACCGGGCACAACCTGCTGCTCGGCGGTCTCGTCATCTGCGTCCTCGGCATTCTGTTCGGTCTCGTGCAGTCGGCCCAGATCAAGCGGCTGCCGGTGCACCGCTCGATGCTCGAAATCTCTGAGCTGATCTACGAAACCTGCAAGACCTACCTGATCACGCAGGGCAAGTTCATCGCCATCCTGTGGGCGTTTATCGCGACGATCATGATCGTCTACTTCGGCCCCTTGCGGCACTACGACTTCAATCAGGTCGCCATCATCGTCCTGTTCTCCATCGTCGGCATCCTCGGCAGCTACTCCGTGGCGTGGTTCGGCATCCGGATCAACACCTACGCCAACTCGCGCACGGCCTTCGCGGGCCTTCGCGGCAAGCCCTTTCCCACCATGGAAATCCCGCTCAAGGCCGGCATGAGCATCGGCATGCTGCTGATCAGCGTCGAACTCGTCATGATGCTGTTCATCCTGCTGTTCGTCCCCGGCGACTACGCGGGCATGTGCTTCATCGGCTTCGCGATCGGCGAGTCGCTCGGCGCGGCCGCGCTGCGTATCGCGGGCGGCATCTTCACGAAGATCGCCGACATCGGCTCCGACCTGATGAAGATCGTCTTCAAGATCAAAGAAGACGACGTACGTAATCCGGGCGTCATCGCGGACTGCACCGGCGACAACGCGGGCGACTCGGTCGGCCCGACCGCCGACGGTTCCGAAACCTACGGCGTCACCGGCGTCGCCTTGATCACCTTCATTCTGCTGGCCGTCAAGGATCCCACCGTGCAGATCCAGTTGCTCGTGTGGATCTTCGTCATGCGCATCGGCATGATCGTGACCAGCGCGCGGTCCTACGGCATCAACGGATCGATCGCCAAGGGCAAGTTCGGCAACGCGTCGAAGTTCGATTTCGAAAAACCCCTGACGTCGCTCGTGTGGCTGACCTCGGGCATTTCGATCGTCGCCACGTACATCCTGTCCGTTCTGCTGATTCCGTCGCTGGGACCGGCAGCCGACTACACTCTGTGGTGGAAGCTCGCCACGATCATCACGTGCGGAACGCTGGCCGGCGCGATCATCACCGAACTGGTCAAAGTCTTCACCTCGGTCAACTCGGGCCACGTGCGCGAGGTTCTCGACGCATCCCGCGAGGGCGGTGCGTCGCTCAACATCCTGTCGGGTCTCGTGGCCGGTAACTTCAGCGCCTACTGGATGGGCACGGCGATCATCATCCTCATGGCCATCGCCTACGCCGTCAGCCTGCTCGGTCTCGGCGAGATCATGCACGCCCCGGCGATCTTCGCGTTCGGCCTCGTGGCGTTCGGTTTCCTGGGCATGGGCCCGGTCACCATCGCCGTCGACAGCTACGGTCCCGTGACCGACAACGCGCAGTCCGTCTACGAATTGTCCACCATCGAGACGATCCCGAACGTCTCCCAGGAAATCGAGCGCGACTTCGGGTTCAAGCCGAATTTCGAAGAAGCCAAGATGTACCTGGAGGAGAACGACGGCGCGGGAAACACCTTCAAGGCGACGGCGAAGCCGGTGCTCATCGGCACCGCAGTCGTCGGCTCGACCACGCTGATCTTCTCCATCATCCAGCTTCTCAGCGAGAAGTTCGGAGAAGCGTCCGTCGCGGAGGGTCTTTCGATCCTCAATCCGATGTTCCTGCTCGGACTCGTCACGGGCGGCGCGATCATCTACTGGTTCTCGGGCGCGTCGATCCAGGCGGTTTCGACCGGCGCGTATCGCGCGGTCGAGTTCATCAAGCGCAACATCAAACTCGAAGGCGGTGGAGAGAGGGCGTCGGTCGAGGACAGCAAAAAGGTCGTTCAGATCTGCACGAAATACGCGCAGCGGGGCATGTTCAACATCTTCCTCGCGGTGTTCTTCAGCACCCTCGCGTTCGCCTGCCTGAACCACTACTACTTCATCGGCTACCTGATCTCGATCGCGATCTTCGGCCTGTACCAGGCGATCTTCATGGCCAACGCCGGCGGCGCCTGGGACAACGCCAAGAAACTGGTCGAGACCGAGCTCAACATGAAGGGGACCGAGCTGCACGCGGCCACGGTCGTGGGCGACACGGTCGGCGATCCGTTCAAGGACACCTCGTCGGTGGCCATGAACCCGATCATCAAGTTCACCACGCTGTTCGGCCTGCTGGCGGTCGAGTTGGCCATCACGCTCGACCCCACGGTCAGTCACATCCTCTCCGCGATCTTCTACGCGGTGTCGGTCGTGTTCGTGTGGCGCTCCTTCTACCGGATGCGCATCGAGACGGGTCGCGACGCGGCCTGA
- the rpsO gene encoding 30S ribosomal protein S15, which yields MSITTIEKQEIVTKFRSHEADTGSPEVQIALLSARITHLTEHFKTHKKDHHSRRGLLKIVSQRRSLLNYLKKKDVGRYKKVIGELGIRK from the coding sequence ATGTCCATCACCACCATCGAGAAGCAGGAGATCGTGACGAAATTCCGCTCGCACGAAGCGGACACGGGCTCCCCCGAGGTGCAGATCGCGCTGCTGTCGGCACGCATCACCCACCTGACCGAGCATTTCAAGACCCACAAGAAAGACCATCACTCCCGGCGCGGCCTTCTGAAAATCGTCAGCCAGCGGCGTTCCCTTCTGAACTACCTGAAGAAGAAGGACGTCGGCCGCTACAAGAAGGTCATCGGCGAACTCGGGATCCGCAAGTAA
- the pnp gene encoding polyribonucleotide nucleotidyltransferase, which yields MSVFKLEEDFHGSTISIETGRVARQAHGSILLTCGDTIVLATAAVSPSPREGVDFLPLTCDYLEKTWAAGKIPGGFFKREGRPTEREVLVSRMVDRPLRPLFPEGFHHELQVVVSVISKDEVHPADVLAITAASAAVNLSKIPFGGPLAGVRVGRVNGQFICNPTHEQIDAGDLEMIVVGTEDAVVMVEGGSNFLPEKEIVDAIIFGHKAMQPLIALQKSLRDAAGVPKMEHTPPALDAGLVAAVESIALPALRDALNTKVKAERYDKLAQVKKDLQAKIAEGKTPETAPNPKTVSAVWEDLKYREMRRQILEEKRRVDGRDYKEIRDINCEVGFLPRPHGSALFTRGETQALVAVTLGTRSDEQKIEGLYLEEWRRFMLHYNFPPFSVGEVRPLRSPGRREIGHGALARRGLENILPTNEDFPYTIRIVSDILESNGSSSMATVCGSSLALMHAGVPVTKPVAGIAMGLVKEGESYAVLSDILGDEDHLGDMDFKVVGSAEGVSAVQMDIKISGIDEDILRQAMEQARTGRLHILGIMNQTMSQPAADLSKYAPRITTVQIPIERIKDLIGPGGKTIRAIIEKTGVKIDVEDDGRVLVSSPNQDAAREAIGLVRAYTSEAEVGKYYMGRVVRITDFGAFVEIMPGQDGLVHISHMAEERIRSVRDVVKEGDEILVKVLEIDRQGRIRLSRKEAMDVKPEDVLE from the coding sequence ATGTCCGTTTTCAAACTCGAAGAAGATTTTCACGGTTCGACCATATCCATCGAAACCGGCCGCGTCGCCCGCCAGGCGCACGGCTCCATTCTGCTGACCTGCGGCGATACGATCGTCCTGGCGACCGCCGCCGTCTCTCCGTCCCCTCGCGAAGGCGTGGATTTTCTTCCGCTCACCTGCGACTACCTGGAGAAGACCTGGGCCGCCGGCAAGATCCCGGGGGGATTCTTCAAGCGCGAGGGTCGTCCGACCGAGCGTGAAGTGCTCGTGAGTCGCATGGTCGATCGTCCACTGCGCCCGCTGTTCCCCGAGGGCTTTCATCACGAACTTCAGGTCGTGGTGTCGGTCATCTCCAAGGACGAGGTGCATCCGGCGGACGTGCTCGCGATCACGGCGGCCTCGGCGGCGGTGAACCTGTCCAAGATTCCGTTCGGCGGCCCGCTGGCCGGCGTGCGCGTCGGTCGCGTCAACGGTCAGTTCATTTGCAACCCCACGCACGAACAGATCGACGCCGGCGATCTGGAGATGATTGTCGTCGGCACCGAGGACGCGGTCGTGATGGTCGAGGGCGGATCGAATTTCCTGCCCGAAAAAGAGATCGTCGACGCCATCATCTTCGGTCATAAGGCGATGCAGCCGTTGATCGCCCTGCAAAAGAGCCTGCGCGATGCGGCGGGCGTTCCCAAGATGGAGCATACGCCCCCGGCGCTCGACGCCGGTCTCGTGGCCGCGGTCGAGTCGATCGCGCTGCCGGCCCTGCGCGACGCGCTGAACACCAAGGTGAAGGCGGAGCGTTACGACAAACTCGCCCAGGTCAAGAAAGACCTTCAGGCAAAGATCGCCGAAGGGAAGACGCCCGAGACGGCCCCCAATCCCAAGACCGTGTCGGCGGTGTGGGAAGACCTGAAATATCGCGAAATGCGTCGGCAGATTTTGGAAGAAAAGCGCCGGGTCGACGGCCGCGACTACAAGGAAATCCGCGACATCAACTGCGAGGTCGGATTCCTGCCGCGCCCGCACGGCAGCGCGCTCTTCACCCGCGGCGAAACGCAGGCCCTGGTGGCCGTGACGCTCGGCACGCGTTCCGACGAGCAGAAGATCGAGGGCTTGTATCTCGAAGAGTGGCGGCGCTTCATGCTCCACTACAACTTCCCTCCGTTTTCGGTGGGCGAGGTCCGGCCCCTGCGTTCACCGGGCCGACGCGAAATCGGCCACGGCGCGCTCGCACGGCGCGGGCTCGAAAACATCCTGCCCACGAACGAGGACTTTCCGTACACGATTCGCATCGTCTCCGACATCCTCGAGTCGAACGGCTCGTCGTCGATGGCGACGGTGTGCGGCTCGTCGCTCGCGCTCATGCACGCCGGCGTGCCGGTGACCAAGCCGGTCGCGGGCATCGCGATGGGCCTCGTCAAGGAAGGCGAATCCTACGCGGTGCTTTCCGACATCCTCGGCGACGAGGATCACCTCGGCGATATGGACTTCAAGGTCGTCGGCAGCGCCGAGGGCGTCTCCGCCGTGCAGATGGACATCAAGATCTCGGGCATCGATGAGGACATCCTGCGTCAGGCCATGGAGCAGGCGCGGACCGGTCGGTTGCACATCCTCGGGATCATGAACCAGACCATGTCGCAGCCCGCGGCGGACCTTTCCAAATACGCGCCGCGCATCACCACGGTTCAGATCCCCATCGAGCGCATCAAGGATCTCATCGGCCCGGGCGGCAAGACGATCCGCGCGATCATCGAGAAGACCGGCGTCAAGATCGACGTCGAGGACGACGGCCGCGTGCTGGTCTCCAGCCCGAATCAGGACGCCGCGCGCGAAGCGATCGGGCTCGTGCGTGCGTACACGTCCGAGGCCGAGGTCGGCAAATACTACATGGGGCGCGTCGTGCGGATCACCGACTTCGGCGCGTTTGTCGAGATCATGCCCGGCCAGGACGGTCTCGTGCACATCTCGCACATGGCCGAAGAGCGTATCCGCTCGGTGCGTGACGTGGTGAAGGAAGGCGACGAGATCCTCGTCAAGGTGCTCGAGATCGACCGCCAGGGCCGCATCCGGCTTTCGCGCAAGGAAGCCATGGACGTCAAACCTGAGGACGTGCTCGAGTGA
- the dut gene encoding dUTP diphosphatase: MSGDPVRILVKRLPGAEDIPLPSYMTHGSAGMDVRACVDGVFVLAPGERAAVPTGLTIAVPEGFEVQVRPRSGLALKNGVTCLNTPGTIDSDYRGEVRVILANLGADAFEIRRGDRIAQLVVAAVARAELESVEELPVSDRGEGGFGHTGHR; encoded by the coding sequence GTGAGCGGCGACCCCGTTCGGATCCTCGTGAAACGATTGCCGGGAGCGGAGGACATTCCGCTCCCGTCTTACATGACGCACGGCTCGGCGGGCATGGACGTGCGCGCGTGCGTCGATGGGGTGTTCGTGCTCGCGCCGGGTGAGCGCGCCGCCGTGCCGACGGGCCTGACGATCGCGGTTCCCGAAGGTTTCGAGGTGCAGGTCCGGCCACGCAGCGGGCTTGCGCTGAAAAACGGCGTCACCTGCCTCAACACGCCGGGAACGATCGACTCCGATTATCGCGGAGAGGTGCGCGTGATCCTCGCGAATCTCGGCGCGGACGCCTTCGAAATCCGTCGCGGCGATCGCATCGCGCAACTCGTGGTGGCCGCCGTCGCGCGCGCCGAACTGGAATCGGTCGAGGAATTACCCGTCTCGGATCGCGGAGAGGGCGGGTTCGGCCACACCGGGCATCGTTAG
- a CDS encoding DUF1573 domain-containing protein: MRIPILLLCLVLAVAACGKGDDAPPPPPGQIVADPDVIRYETVNQGVTVHGSSTIRNTGQTTLLLGPIQVSCPCTNASVEQTYLQPGEETRLELTFDTASNPGSARQYITVMTDDPRTPPALIRLEGTVMPELVISPELHRLEYAERNDKTYTVSSEIRNARAEPKRITAVKSTGDGILEARIEAMELPATIGPNGSVKLVITAKSPKRNEPIRGRVYVETDTGVIKSYAVLVMQDAQPLGSEEVPAPVTAPTPPPREVAPQ; this comes from the coding sequence ATGCGTATTCCGATCCTGCTTTTGTGTCTTGTACTTGCCGTCGCGGCGTGCGGAAAAGGGGACGACGCCCCTCCGCCCCCGCCGGGCCAGATCGTCGCGGATCCCGACGTCATCCGCTACGAAACGGTTAATCAGGGCGTGACGGTTCACGGTTCGTCCACGATCCGCAACACGGGTCAGACGACGCTGCTGCTCGGACCGATCCAGGTTTCGTGCCCGTGCACCAACGCGAGCGTCGAGCAGACGTATCTCCAGCCCGGCGAAGAGACGCGGCTCGAACTCACCTTCGATACGGCCAGCAATCCCGGCTCCGCGCGGCAATACATCACGGTCATGACCGATGATCCGCGAACGCCGCCGGCACTGATCCGTCTTGAAGGCACCGTCATGCCCGAACTTGTGATTTCGCCCGAGTTGCACCGGCTGGAATACGCCGAGCGAAACGACAAGACCTACACGGTTTCCAGCGAAATCCGAAACGCCCGCGCCGAACCGAAGCGCATCACGGCGGTCAAGTCGACGGGTGACGGCATCCTCGAGGCGCGAATCGAGGCCATGGAACTGCCCGCGACGATTGGGCCGAACGGATCGGTGAAGCTCGTCATCACGGCGAAATCGCCGAAGCGAAACGAACCGATTCGCGGACGGGTCTACGTGGAGACCGACACCGGGGTTATCAAATCCTACGCGGTGCTCGTCATGCAGGATGCGCAGCCGCTGGGCAGCGAAGAGGTCCCCGCCCCGGTGACCGCGCCGACGCCTCCGCCCCGCGAAGTCGCGCCGCAGTAA
- a CDS encoding radical SAM protein: protein MGSPVKEKPFSYRYEAFGGIIQLEHPQALLYVDREFMRRLGYAESPLWTDRVSTESLLSAPTEVQLSLTNRCGAGCRHCHADSRPGDGPGRELGRDGMIAVLGELARMRVFHVTLGGGESTELPWLFEIAHLARGMGVNPSLTTNGFFVTEDNVVEFNIFDRVNVSLDGVGDRYGTHRGVSGYDRAVSALRLLRDEDIPVGIHCVVSRDNFDHIDEVFHLGREIGVQQLELLRYKPAGRAGRDLLDYLRHDLTDEQAWDFFPRVMRLAQDHQTPLALDCSFTPYLYAHGPDPKLMERYGVTGCLGGNTLCGVTADGLVSACPFSSSEGRSIDDMHDWWGSEDTFFSYRHWMDAAPEPCRSCDYLSVCRGGCHAVSKFVFGDVYSPDPGCPLVRRHYAHSGLHRAVAAD from the coding sequence ATGGGTTCCCCGGTAAAGGAAAAACCGTTCTCGTACCGCTACGAAGCGTTCGGCGGAATCATCCAGCTCGAGCATCCGCAGGCGTTGCTCTATGTTGACCGCGAGTTCATGCGGCGCCTCGGTTACGCGGAAAGTCCACTCTGGACCGATCGCGTCTCGACCGAGTCGCTGTTGTCCGCGCCGACCGAGGTGCAGCTCTCGTTGACCAACCGCTGCGGCGCGGGTTGCCGCCACTGTCACGCGGACAGTCGACCGGGCGACGGACCGGGCCGCGAGCTCGGGCGCGACGGCATGATCGCCGTGCTCGGCGAACTCGCCCGCATGCGCGTGTTCCATGTCACACTCGGCGGCGGCGAGAGCACCGAGTTGCCGTGGCTCTTCGAAATCGCGCATCTGGCCCGGGGGATGGGCGTCAATCCCAGTTTGACGACCAACGGATTCTTCGTGACCGAAGACAACGTCGTCGAATTCAACATCTTCGACCGCGTCAACGTCAGCCTCGACGGCGTGGGCGACCGATACGGCACGCACCGTGGCGTGAGCGGTTACGACCGGGCGGTCTCCGCATTGCGTTTGCTTCGCGACGAGGACATCCCCGTCGGGATTCACTGCGTTGTCTCGCGGGACAACTTCGATCACATCGACGAGGTGTTCCACCTCGGCCGCGAAATCGGCGTGCAGCAGCTCGAACTTCTCCGGTACAAACCGGCGGGAAGGGCGGGACGCGATCTGCTCGATTACCTGCGCCACGATCTCACCGATGAACAGGCATGGGACTTCTTCCCGCGCGTGATGCGCCTGGCGCAGGATCACCAGACGCCGCTCGCGCTCGACTGCTCGTTTACCCCGTATCTCTACGCGCACGGACCCGACCCGAAGTTGATGGAACGGTACGGCGTGACCGGATGCCTGGGCGGCAACACGCTGTGCGGGGTCACGGCCGACGGCTTGGTGTCCGCGTGCCCGTTCTCGTCGTCCGAGGGCCGCTCCATCGATGACATGCACGACTGGTGGGGATCGGAGGACACGTTCTTTTCGTATCGCCACTGGATGGACGCCGCTCCCGAGCCGTGTCGAAGCTGCGACTACCTCTCCGTGTGCCGGGGCGGCTGCCACGCGGTCTCGAAATTCGTCTTCGGCGATGTTTACAGCCCGGATCCGGGTTGCCCGCTCGTCCGCCGTCACTACGCGCATTCCGGCCTGCACCGGGCGGTCGCGGCGGATTAG